From Enterococcus wangshanyuanii, the proteins below share one genomic window:
- a CDS encoding glycoside hydrolase family 73 protein: MNQRILIKRNILPLLLILLLSIASIFLIFNNEEQPIQDEATAYQQIFIDEIAAEAKILQKQTHLFASITIAQAILESDWGRSDLAIEANNLFGIKGAFNEQSSIMPTEEFIDGEQITIDDSFKKYTTIQESMVDHMEFLNGGTYESIKTSKNYREAAIALQNGGYATDPEYAEKLIALIEEFRLDKFDK, encoded by the coding sequence ATGAATCAAAGAATCCTTATCAAACGAAATATTTTACCGCTATTATTGATTTTACTTCTTTCAATTGCGAGTATTTTCTTAATTTTTAATAACGAAGAACAACCCATTCAAGATGAAGCCACTGCGTATCAACAGATTTTTATCGATGAAATCGCGGCTGAAGCCAAAATCTTACAAAAACAAACGCATCTATTTGCCAGCATCACGATCGCTCAAGCCATTTTGGAATCTGATTGGGGACGTAGTGATCTAGCAATTGAAGCGAATAATCTTTTCGGGATCAAAGGTGCATTCAACGAGCAGTCTAGTATTATGCCCACCGAAGAATTCATTGATGGTGAACAAATTACGATCGATGATTCATTTAAGAAATACACAACGATCCAAGAATCAATGGTCGATCATATGGAATTTTTAAATGGCGGAACGTACGAGTCGATCAAGACAAGTAAAAATTATCGTGAAGCCGCTATTGCTTTGCAAAATGGCGGTTATGCAACTGATCCAGAGTATGCCGAAAAATTGATCGCCTTGATCGAGGAATTTCGACTAGATAAATTTGATAAATAA